One Salmo trutta chromosome 12, fSalTru1.1, whole genome shotgun sequence genomic region harbors:
- the LOC115203331 gene encoding FERM domain-containing protein 5 isoform X2 produces the protein MKSQPPFTMCLRVKFYPPDPAALKEEITRYLVFLQIKRDLYHGRLLCKTSDAAMLAAYILQAEVGDYDPGKHPEGYSSKFQFFPKHSEKLERRISDIHKTELIGQTPEESELNFLQKAQELETYGVDPHPCKDVSGNPAFLAFTPFGFTVLQGNRRVHFLKWDEVTKLKFEAKTFHIYANQKEDKKIILTYFAPTPEACKHLWKCGVENQAFYKLDKSSQVRTVSSSNLFFKGSRFRYSGRVAKEVMEQSAKIKREPPEIHRAGLVPSRSCPSITHGPRLTSVPRQRRRAVHISIMEGLESLRDSAHSTPVRSVSHGDSFMPRHRHHTTDAGEGGSSQQVISDEAYCPSDSVLPTPTAEHSLELAVARHPNGAPCSIEEEESEAGTPEGQVAEFGPDGRVLRLGRTRKSLPNNEVQELHKFILSVLRMFLVTMGLLFALLSLLIMLTESDLDIAFLRDIRKTPEFQQFHFEYFCPLRRWVACKFRWMGGFLIDK, from the exons ATGAAAT CCCAGCCTCCATTCACCATGTGTTTACGTGTCAAGTTTTACCCTCCCGACCCGGCTGCCCTGAAAGAGGAAATCACAAG ATATCTAGTCTTCCTACAGATCAAGAGAGATCTGTACCATGGCCGTCTCCTGTGTAAGACGTCGGATGCTGCCATGTTGGCTGCCTACATACTACAAG CTGAAGTTGGTGACTATGATCCTGGAAAGCATCCTGAGGGCTACAGCTCTAAGTTCCAGTTCTTCCCTAAACACTCAGAGAAGCTGGAGAGACGCATCTCTGACATCCACAAGACAGAACTAAT AGGACAGACTCCAGAAGAGTCAGAGCTGAACTTCCTGCAGAAGGCCCAGGAGCTGGAGACATATGGTGTGGACCCTCACCCCTGCAAG GATGTGTCAGGGAACCCTGCCTTCCTGGCCTTCACTCCGTTTGGCTTCACTGTCCTGCAGGGGAACAGGAGAGTCCATTTCCTCAAGTG GGACGAGGTGACAAAGCTGAAGTTTGAGGCAAAGACATTCCATATATATGCAAATCAGAAAGAG GACAAGAAGATCATCTTGACATATTTTGCACCTACACCTGAGGCCTGTAAACACCTGTGGAAGTGTGGAGTTGAGAATCAGGCTTTCTACAA GTTGGACAAGTCCAGCCAGGTCAGAACGGTGTCCAGCAGTAATCTGTTCTTCAAAGGAAGTAGATTCAGATACAG TGGCAGGGTTGCTAAGGAAGTGATGGAGCAAAGTGCCAAAATAAAACGGGAACCTCCAGAGATTCACAG GGCTGGTCTGGTACCCAGTAGGAGCTGTCCTTCCATCACCCACGGCCCAAGGCTGACCAGTGTCCCCCGACAAAGACGGAGAGCTGTACACATCTCCATCATGGAGG gcCTGGAGTCCCTACGAGACTCCGCCCACTCCACACCCGTGCGTTCTGTCTCCCACGGCGACTCCTTCATGCCGAGACACCGTCACCACACAACAGATGCCGGCGAGGGCGGGTCATCCCAGCAGGTCATCTCTGATGAGGCCTACTGCCCCTCGGACAGTGTGCTGCCCACCCCCACGGCCGAACACAGCCTGGAGCTAGCCGTGGCGCGCCACCCTAATGGAGCCCCCTGCAGCATCGAAGAGGAGGAGTCGGAGGCCGGGACTCCTGAGGGACAGGTGGCTGAGTTTGGCCCCGACGGCAGAGTGCTTCGGCTGGGTCGGACCAGGAAGTCTCTCCCTAACAACGAGGTACAGGAGCTACATAAGTTCATCCTGAGTGTGTTGCGTATGTTCCTGGTGACCATGGGACTGCTGTTTGCCCTGCTCTCCCTCCTCATCATGCTGACTGAGTCTGACCTGGACATCGCCTTCCTCCGGGACATACGCAAGACGCCTGAGTTCCAGCAGTTCCACTTTGAGTATTTCTGCCCTCTCAGACGGTGGGTTGCGTGCAAGTTCCGCTGGATGGGAGGCTTCCTTATAGACAAGTGA